Proteins found in one Takifugu rubripes chromosome 17, fTakRub1.2, whole genome shotgun sequence genomic segment:
- the alg13 gene encoding putative bifunctional UDP-N-acetylglucosamine transferase and deubiquitinase ALG13 isoform X9, which yields MVRRRIDGVIICVHFCGGMQKGLKKYFANMDEYLCSLGLYRKMVARDASSLFRAVSEQLYYSQNYHQKIRQDCANFMRANRCNFEPFVEGSFEKYLERLEDPKETVGQVEITEADFVDKVTLCCSINGHYDIVYPKSYPMSAAHCQSLLYELLYTKVFGLAEVELCQAMEAFRVGGRRYRNSLSVCSDIDVGYDTPEDRNQSREESEVGGASEEKLSVSDDAKPPSEAPPLSRLSLPYKVMKSLDRDVYRNLEFDVWQDNCKEMQKAEYMVFAGRQYFLGDKCQVRLEPKGKYYNAFIQEVGAQTSAVTVFIEELGEKHLVPLTDLKPVNPVPAWNIAAPARKGELDLDSRGQRHRHRYFRKSRGSSGVKGAELLIAPPSSYGTPATSGLPPRFQAAAPRPPPPPTPAAISYDPYVSPHRQAPPTARPRYGAARSSARFLNRHLIGPQLTYYNPGRRYCQDYDNYTFRSRRSRRQLAALNKECQFSFPVGEPGDLDPAMAYYQLDDGGDAVFSSLTSPAVPPSPTMRAPPGTSSSTYQVQRGPGPLPSSLPPGNTPVCSSEEELENCTVEDHAEFTDYIYASQDQTHSTSGVYSSADPTANQDEQEGETSDSPARPGLNYCYTQQVKPLAVICSSPSSSSSSPSSPSSRVTAAAHLPASTHTQSRPVAMMIPAASPWLVNELGEALCSVVAPPPYSYDPNGSDLPRDCRVLQYYFNLGVQWYHQSYWQQQAYATNSAEGPFQHYVPCLSQESPSHVAPPLYTETARGPHPPTSPYPESTRSMDVQTDGPGASGPTPSMEGPLISPTNPGSSVLYQDSLAPPQLLHLPYETPLPPTYLSAAPPLPSHTIHSPHLSHHPSYYACVPPSAHWGTLPAGSQAPRLYCPTPNPTHIVGYFTTPSPHHTTTHYIPPTI from the exons ATGGTTAGAAGAAGGATCGACGGAGTCATAATATGTGTACATTTTT GTGGAGGGATGCAGAAAGGCCTTAAAAAATATTTCGCTAACATGGACGAGTACCTGTGCAGCCTGGGTCTGTACCGGAAGATGGTGGCCCGAGACGCATCTAGTTTGTTCCGAGCCGTATCAGAACAG TTGTATTACTCTCAGAACTATCATCAAAAGATCCGGCAGGATTGTGCCAACTTCATGCGAGCCAACAGGTGCAACTTTGAACCG TTTGTTGAAGGATCCTTCGAGAAGTACCTGGAGCGTCTGGAGGACCCAAAG GAGACGGTGggtcaggtgga GATTACAGAGGCGGACTTTGTTGACAAG GTAACGCTGTGTTGCTCCATTAATGGACATTATGATATAGTTTACCCGAAGAGCTACCCCATGTCTGCTGCCCACTGTCAGT CTCTCCTCTATGAGCTGCTGTATACCAAAGTGTTTGGTTTGGCGGAGGTGGAGCTCTGCCAGGCAATGGAGGCTTTTAGAGTCGGAGGGCGTCGCTACAGAAACAGCCTGTCCGTGTGTAGTGATATTGATGTTGGCTATGACACTCCAGAGGACAGGAATCAAAG CAGGGAGGAGTCAGAGGTGGGTGGAGCTTCTGAGGAGAAATTATCTGTGAGCGATGATGCAAAG CCTCCttcagaagccccgcccctctccAGACTCTCCCTACCTTACAAGGTGATGAAGTCTCTGGACAGAGATGTTTACAGGAACTTGGAGTTCGATGTGTGGCAGGACAACTGTAAAG AGATGCAGAAGGCGGAGTACATGGTGTTTGCAGGGAGGCAATACTTCCTGGGAGACAAGTGTCAG GTACGCCTGGAGCCAAAAGGGAAGTACTACAATGCCTTCATCCAGGAAGTAGGAGCACAAACGTCAGCCGTCACCGTCTTCATTGAGGAGCTTGGAGAGAA GCACTTGGTTCCTCTGACAGATCTTAAACCCGTCAATCCAGTTCCTGCCTGGAACATTGCTGCTCCTGCTCGAAAAGGAGAACTTG attTGGATTCCAGAGGTCAGCGTCACCGGCATCGTTACTTCAGAAAGTCACGCGGTAGCAGTGGTGTGAAGGGGGCGGAGCTCCTGATTGCACCACCGAGCTCCTATGGGACTCCGGCAACCTCTGGGCTGCCACCTCGTTTTCAAGCAGCAGCTCCTcgtccaccccctcccccaacaccaGCGGCCATATCTTATGACCCTTACGTTTCCCCTCACCGCCAAGCTCCCCCAACAGCCAGACCTCGCTACGGAGCAGCCAG AAGCTCTGCTCGCTTTCTGAACCGTCATCTGATTGGTCCCCAGCTGACCTATTACAACCCTGGAAGACGGTATTGCCAGGACTACGACAACTACACCTTCAGGTCGCG GCGCAGTCGTCGCCAGCTGGCAGCTCTGAATAAAGAGTGTCAGTTTAGCTTCCCTGTGGGGGAGCCTGGAGACCTGGACCCAGCCATGGCCTACTACCAGCTCGATGATGGTGGCGATGctgtcttttcctctttgacG AGtccagcagtgcctccatcCCCCACCATGCGAGCTCCACCTGGAACCTCCAGCTCCACATACCAGGTTCAGAGAGGCCCTGGACCCCTCCCATCCTCACTGCCACCTGGAAATACACCTGTGTGTtcatcagaggaggagctggagaactgCACTGTGGAGGATCACG CTGAGTTCACAGACTACATCTATGCGAGTCAAG ATCAGACCCACTCAACCTCAGGTGTTTACAGTTCTGCTGATCCAACTGCCAATCAG GATGAGCAGGAAGGAGAAACCTCAGACTCCCCAGCAAGACCAGGGCTGAATTACTGCTACACTCAGCAG GTCAAACCACTTGCtgtcatctgctcctcaccttcctcctcttcatcctccccctcctcaccttcatcacgagtgactgcagctgctcacctgccagcaagcacacacacacagtcacgaCCAG ttgccATGAtgatcccagctgcttcaccctGGTTGGTTAATGAGTTGGGAGAAGCTCTGTGTTCAGTGGTGGCTCCGCCTCCTTACTCCTACGACCCTAATGGAAGTGATTTGCCCAGAG ACTGCAGAGTTCTCCAGTATTATTTCAATTTAGGAGTTCAA TGGTACCACCAGAGCTACTGGCAGCAGCAGGCATATGCTACCAACTCAGCAGAGGGCCCCTTCCAGCACTACGTGCCCTGCCTGAGCCAGGAGTCGCCCTCTCACG TTGCTCCACCTTTATACACTGAAACAGCTCGAGGACCCCACCCGCCTACATCTCCCTACCCAGAATCTACCAGAAGCATGGATGTGCAGACAGATGGACCTGGTGCCAGTG GCCCCACCCCTTCCATGGAAGGCCCCCTCATCAGCCCAACTAACCCAGGCTCCTCTGTTCTGTACCAGGATTCTCTGGCACCTCCACAACTTTTGCATTTGCCATATGAAACGCCACTCCCTCCCACCTACTTGTCTGCTGCCCCTCCCCTACCTTCACACACTATTCattctccccacctctctcaTCATCCCTCCTATTATGCCTGTGtcccaccctctgcacactgggGGACATTACCAGCAGGAAGCCAAGCTCCAAGACTTTACTGCCCTACCCCCAACCCCACCCACATTGTTGGGTATTTCACCACCCCGTCCCCCCACCATACAACTACACACTATATTCCTCCAACCATTTAG
- the alg13 gene encoding putative bifunctional UDP-N-acetylglucosamine transferase and deubiquitinase ALG13 isoform X2 gives MVRRRIDGVIICVHFCGGMQKGLKKYFANMDEYLCSLGLYRKMVARDASSLFRAVSEQLYYSQNYHQKIRQDCANFMRANRCNFEPDPSRSTWSVWRTQRCFQETVGQVEIKALSQLYRRCFQIYRYPGKSATVITEADFVDKVTLCCSINGHYDIVYPKSYPMSAAHCQSLLYELLYTKVFGLAEVELCQAMEAFRVGGRRYRNSLSVCSDIDVGYDTPEDRNQSREESEVGGASEEKLSVSDDAKPPSEAPPLSRLSLPYKVMKSLDRDVYRNLEFDVWQDNCKEMQKAEYMVFAGRQYFLGDKCQVRLEPKGKYYNAFIQEVGAQTSAVTVFIEELGEKHLVPLTDLKPVNPVPAWNIAAPARKGELDLDSRGQRHRHRYFRKSRGSSGVKGAELLIAPPSSYGTPATSGLPPRFQAAAPRPPPPPTPAAISYDPYVSPHRQAPPTARPRYGAARSSARFLNRHLIGPQLTYYNPGRRYCQDYDNYTFRSRRSRRQLAALNKECQFSFPVGEPGDLDPAMAYYQLDDGGDAVFSSLTSPAVPPSPTMRAPPGTSSSTYQVQRGPGPLPSSLPPGNTPVCSSEEELENCTVEDHAEFTDYIYASQDQTHSTSGVYSSADPTANQDEQEGETSDSPARPGLNYCYTQQVKPLAVICSSPSSSSSSPSSPSSRVTAAAHLPASTHTQSRPVAMMIPAASPWLVNELGEALCSVVAPPPYSYDPNGSDLPRDCRVLQYYFNLGVQWYHQSYWQQQAYATNSAEGPFQHYVPCLSQESPSHVAPPLYTETARGPHPPTSPYPESTRSMDVQTDGPGASGPTPSMEGPLISPTNPGSSVLYQDSLAPPQLLHLPYETPLPPTYLSAAPPLPSHTIHSPHLSHHPSYYACVPPSAHWGTLPAGSQAPRLYCPTPNPTHIVGYFTTPSPHHTTTHYIPPTI, from the exons ATGGTTAGAAGAAGGATCGACGGAGTCATAATATGTGTACATTTTT GTGGAGGGATGCAGAAAGGCCTTAAAAAATATTTCGCTAACATGGACGAGTACCTGTGCAGCCTGGGTCTGTACCGGAAGATGGTGGCCCGAGACGCATCTAGTTTGTTCCGAGCCGTATCAGAACAG TTGTATTACTCTCAGAACTATCATCAAAAGATCCGGCAGGATTGTGCCAACTTCATGCGAGCCAACAGGTGCAACTTTGAACCG GATCCTTCGAGAAGTACCTGGAGCGTCTGGAGGACCCAAAG GTGTTTTCAGGAGACGGTGggtcaggtggagataaaagctCTGTCtcagctgtacag GCGGTGCTTCCAGATCTATCGTTATCCGGGAAAATCGGCAACAGTGATTACAGAGGCGGACTTTGTTGACAAG GTAACGCTGTGTTGCTCCATTAATGGACATTATGATATAGTTTACCCGAAGAGCTACCCCATGTCTGCTGCCCACTGTCAGT CTCTCCTCTATGAGCTGCTGTATACCAAAGTGTTTGGTTTGGCGGAGGTGGAGCTCTGCCAGGCAATGGAGGCTTTTAGAGTCGGAGGGCGTCGCTACAGAAACAGCCTGTCCGTGTGTAGTGATATTGATGTTGGCTATGACACTCCAGAGGACAGGAATCAAAG CAGGGAGGAGTCAGAGGTGGGTGGAGCTTCTGAGGAGAAATTATCTGTGAGCGATGATGCAAAG CCTCCttcagaagccccgcccctctccAGACTCTCCCTACCTTACAAGGTGATGAAGTCTCTGGACAGAGATGTTTACAGGAACTTGGAGTTCGATGTGTGGCAGGACAACTGTAAAG AGATGCAGAAGGCGGAGTACATGGTGTTTGCAGGGAGGCAATACTTCCTGGGAGACAAGTGTCAG GTACGCCTGGAGCCAAAAGGGAAGTACTACAATGCCTTCATCCAGGAAGTAGGAGCACAAACGTCAGCCGTCACCGTCTTCATTGAGGAGCTTGGAGAGAA GCACTTGGTTCCTCTGACAGATCTTAAACCCGTCAATCCAGTTCCTGCCTGGAACATTGCTGCTCCTGCTCGAAAAGGAGAACTTG attTGGATTCCAGAGGTCAGCGTCACCGGCATCGTTACTTCAGAAAGTCACGCGGTAGCAGTGGTGTGAAGGGGGCGGAGCTCCTGATTGCACCACCGAGCTCCTATGGGACTCCGGCAACCTCTGGGCTGCCACCTCGTTTTCAAGCAGCAGCTCCTcgtccaccccctcccccaacaccaGCGGCCATATCTTATGACCCTTACGTTTCCCCTCACCGCCAAGCTCCCCCAACAGCCAGACCTCGCTACGGAGCAGCCAG AAGCTCTGCTCGCTTTCTGAACCGTCATCTGATTGGTCCCCAGCTGACCTATTACAACCCTGGAAGACGGTATTGCCAGGACTACGACAACTACACCTTCAGGTCGCG GCGCAGTCGTCGCCAGCTGGCAGCTCTGAATAAAGAGTGTCAGTTTAGCTTCCCTGTGGGGGAGCCTGGAGACCTGGACCCAGCCATGGCCTACTACCAGCTCGATGATGGTGGCGATGctgtcttttcctctttgacG AGtccagcagtgcctccatcCCCCACCATGCGAGCTCCACCTGGAACCTCCAGCTCCACATACCAGGTTCAGAGAGGCCCTGGACCCCTCCCATCCTCACTGCCACCTGGAAATACACCTGTGTGTtcatcagaggaggagctggagaactgCACTGTGGAGGATCACG CTGAGTTCACAGACTACATCTATGCGAGTCAAG ATCAGACCCACTCAACCTCAGGTGTTTACAGTTCTGCTGATCCAACTGCCAATCAG GATGAGCAGGAAGGAGAAACCTCAGACTCCCCAGCAAGACCAGGGCTGAATTACTGCTACACTCAGCAG GTCAAACCACTTGCtgtcatctgctcctcaccttcctcctcttcatcctccccctcctcaccttcatcacgagtgactgcagctgctcacctgccagcaagcacacacacacagtcacgaCCAG ttgccATGAtgatcccagctgcttcaccctGGTTGGTTAATGAGTTGGGAGAAGCTCTGTGTTCAGTGGTGGCTCCGCCTCCTTACTCCTACGACCCTAATGGAAGTGATTTGCCCAGAG ACTGCAGAGTTCTCCAGTATTATTTCAATTTAGGAGTTCAA TGGTACCACCAGAGCTACTGGCAGCAGCAGGCATATGCTACCAACTCAGCAGAGGGCCCCTTCCAGCACTACGTGCCCTGCCTGAGCCAGGAGTCGCCCTCTCACG TTGCTCCACCTTTATACACTGAAACAGCTCGAGGACCCCACCCGCCTACATCTCCCTACCCAGAATCTACCAGAAGCATGGATGTGCAGACAGATGGACCTGGTGCCAGTG GCCCCACCCCTTCCATGGAAGGCCCCCTCATCAGCCCAACTAACCCAGGCTCCTCTGTTCTGTACCAGGATTCTCTGGCACCTCCACAACTTTTGCATTTGCCATATGAAACGCCACTCCCTCCCACCTACTTGTCTGCTGCCCCTCCCCTACCTTCACACACTATTCattctccccacctctctcaTCATCCCTCCTATTATGCCTGTGtcccaccctctgcacactgggGGACATTACCAGCAGGAAGCCAAGCTCCAAGACTTTACTGCCCTACCCCCAACCCCACCCACATTGTTGGGTATTTCACCACCCCGTCCCCCCACCATACAACTACACACTATATTCCTCCAACCATTTAG
- the alg13 gene encoding putative bifunctional UDP-N-acetylglucosamine transferase and deubiquitinase ALG13 isoform X7, with product MVRRRIDGVIICVHFCGGMQKGLKKYFANMDEYLCSLGLYRKMVARDASSLFRAVSEQLYYSQNYHQKIRQDCANFMRANRCNFEPFVEGSFEKYLERLEDPKETVGQVEIKALSQLYRRCFQIYRYPGKSATVITEADFVDKVTLCCSINGHYDIVYPKSYPMSAAHCQSLLYELLYTKVFGLAEVELCQAMEAFRVGGRRYRNSLSVCSDIDVGYDTPEDRNQSREESEVGGASEEKLSVSDDAKPPSEAPPLSRLSLPYKVMKSLDRDVYRNLEFDVWQDNCKEMQKAEYMVFAGRQYFLGDKCQVRLEPKGKYYNAFIQEVGAQTSAVTVFIEELGEKHLVPLTDLKPVNPVPAWNIAAPARKGELDLDSRGQRHRHRYFRKSRGSSGVKGAELLIAPPSSYGTPATSGLPPRFQAAAPRPPPPPTPAAISYDPYVSPHRQAPPTARPRYGAARSSARFLNRHLIGPQLTYYNPGRRYCQDYDNYTFRSRRSRRQLAALNKECQFSFPVGEPGDLDPAMAYYQLDDGGDAVFSSLTSPAVPPSPTMRAPPGTSSSTYQVQRGPGPLPSSLPPGNTPVCSSEEELENCTVEDHAEFTDYIYASQDQTHSTSGVYSSADPTANQDEQEGETSDSPARPGLNYCYTQQVKPLAVICSSPSSSSSSPSSPSSRVTAAAHLPASTHTQSRPVAMMIPAASPWLVNELGEALCSVVAPPPYSYDPNGSDLPRDCRVLQYYFNLGVQWYHQSYWQQQAYATNSAEGPFQHYVPCLSQESPSHVAPPLYTETARGPHPPTSPYPESTRSMDVQTDGPGASGPTPSMEGPLISPTNPGSSVLYQDSLAPPLPPTYLSAAPPLPSHTIHSPHLSHHPSYYACVPPSAHWGTLPAGSQAPRLYCPTPNPTHIVGYFTTPSPHHTTTHYIPPTI from the exons ATGGTTAGAAGAAGGATCGACGGAGTCATAATATGTGTACATTTTT GTGGAGGGATGCAGAAAGGCCTTAAAAAATATTTCGCTAACATGGACGAGTACCTGTGCAGCCTGGGTCTGTACCGGAAGATGGTGGCCCGAGACGCATCTAGTTTGTTCCGAGCCGTATCAGAACAG TTGTATTACTCTCAGAACTATCATCAAAAGATCCGGCAGGATTGTGCCAACTTCATGCGAGCCAACAGGTGCAACTTTGAACCG TTTGTTGAAGGATCCTTCGAGAAGTACCTGGAGCGTCTGGAGGACCCAAAG GAGACGGTGggtcaggtggagataaaagctCTGTCtcagctgtacag GCGGTGCTTCCAGATCTATCGTTATCCGGGAAAATCGGCAACAGTGATTACAGAGGCGGACTTTGTTGACAAG GTAACGCTGTGTTGCTCCATTAATGGACATTATGATATAGTTTACCCGAAGAGCTACCCCATGTCTGCTGCCCACTGTCAGT CTCTCCTCTATGAGCTGCTGTATACCAAAGTGTTTGGTTTGGCGGAGGTGGAGCTCTGCCAGGCAATGGAGGCTTTTAGAGTCGGAGGGCGTCGCTACAGAAACAGCCTGTCCGTGTGTAGTGATATTGATGTTGGCTATGACACTCCAGAGGACAGGAATCAAAG CAGGGAGGAGTCAGAGGTGGGTGGAGCTTCTGAGGAGAAATTATCTGTGAGCGATGATGCAAAG CCTCCttcagaagccccgcccctctccAGACTCTCCCTACCTTACAAGGTGATGAAGTCTCTGGACAGAGATGTTTACAGGAACTTGGAGTTCGATGTGTGGCAGGACAACTGTAAAG AGATGCAGAAGGCGGAGTACATGGTGTTTGCAGGGAGGCAATACTTCCTGGGAGACAAGTGTCAG GTACGCCTGGAGCCAAAAGGGAAGTACTACAATGCCTTCATCCAGGAAGTAGGAGCACAAACGTCAGCCGTCACCGTCTTCATTGAGGAGCTTGGAGAGAA GCACTTGGTTCCTCTGACAGATCTTAAACCCGTCAATCCAGTTCCTGCCTGGAACATTGCTGCTCCTGCTCGAAAAGGAGAACTTG attTGGATTCCAGAGGTCAGCGTCACCGGCATCGTTACTTCAGAAAGTCACGCGGTAGCAGTGGTGTGAAGGGGGCGGAGCTCCTGATTGCACCACCGAGCTCCTATGGGACTCCGGCAACCTCTGGGCTGCCACCTCGTTTTCAAGCAGCAGCTCCTcgtccaccccctcccccaacaccaGCGGCCATATCTTATGACCCTTACGTTTCCCCTCACCGCCAAGCTCCCCCAACAGCCAGACCTCGCTACGGAGCAGCCAG AAGCTCTGCTCGCTTTCTGAACCGTCATCTGATTGGTCCCCAGCTGACCTATTACAACCCTGGAAGACGGTATTGCCAGGACTACGACAACTACACCTTCAGGTCGCG GCGCAGTCGTCGCCAGCTGGCAGCTCTGAATAAAGAGTGTCAGTTTAGCTTCCCTGTGGGGGAGCCTGGAGACCTGGACCCAGCCATGGCCTACTACCAGCTCGATGATGGTGGCGATGctgtcttttcctctttgacG AGtccagcagtgcctccatcCCCCACCATGCGAGCTCCACCTGGAACCTCCAGCTCCACATACCAGGTTCAGAGAGGCCCTGGACCCCTCCCATCCTCACTGCCACCTGGAAATACACCTGTGTGTtcatcagaggaggagctggagaactgCACTGTGGAGGATCACG CTGAGTTCACAGACTACATCTATGCGAGTCAAG ATCAGACCCACTCAACCTCAGGTGTTTACAGTTCTGCTGATCCAACTGCCAATCAG GATGAGCAGGAAGGAGAAACCTCAGACTCCCCAGCAAGACCAGGGCTGAATTACTGCTACACTCAGCAG GTCAAACCACTTGCtgtcatctgctcctcaccttcctcctcttcatcctccccctcctcaccttcatcacgagtgactgcagctgctcacctgccagcaagcacacacacacagtcacgaCCAG ttgccATGAtgatcccagctgcttcaccctGGTTGGTTAATGAGTTGGGAGAAGCTCTGTGTTCAGTGGTGGCTCCGCCTCCTTACTCCTACGACCCTAATGGAAGTGATTTGCCCAGAG ACTGCAGAGTTCTCCAGTATTATTTCAATTTAGGAGTTCAA TGGTACCACCAGAGCTACTGGCAGCAGCAGGCATATGCTACCAACTCAGCAGAGGGCCCCTTCCAGCACTACGTGCCCTGCCTGAGCCAGGAGTCGCCCTCTCACG TTGCTCCACCTTTATACACTGAAACAGCTCGAGGACCCCACCCGCCTACATCTCCCTACCCAGAATCTACCAGAAGCATGGATGTGCAGACAGATGGACCTGGTGCCAGTG GCCCCACCCCTTCCATGGAAGGCCCCCTCATCAGCCCAACTAACCCAGGCTCCTCTGTTCTGTACCAGGATTCTCTGGCACCTCCAC TCCCTCCCACCTACTTGTCTGCTGCCCCTCCCCTACCTTCACACACTATTCattctccccacctctctcaTCATCCCTCCTATTATGCCTGTGtcccaccctctgcacactgggGGACATTACCAGCAGGAAGCCAAGCTCCAAGACTTTACTGCCCTACCCCCAACCCCACCCACATTGTTGGGTATTTCACCACCCCGTCCCCCCACCATACAACTACACACTATATTCCTCCAACCATTTAG